One Alphaproteobacteria bacterium genomic window carries:
- the ettA gene encoding energy-dependent translational throttle protein EttA has translation MNSAQYIFVMKELSKVYPGGRKILEDVWLSFLPGAKIGVLGANGTGKSTLLKIMAGLDQDIGGEAWAAAGIKIGYLHQEPKLDPNKNVQENIMEAVQETKNLLDQFEEINLAFSAESISAEEIEKLVIKQGELQEKIDAVNGWDLERTMDIAMDALRCPSGDSDVTQLSGGERRRVALCRLLLEKPDLLLLDEPTNHLDAESVAWLERFLHDYKGTVVAVTHDRYFLDNVAGWILELDRGKAYPFEGNYSAWLEQKQKRIEQEARQETSRQKTLQQELEWIRQSPKARQAKSKSRISAYEKLLHQNNQLDQLQTQQIIIPAGPRLGDLVLEAQKISKSYQDRLLMERLSFKVPPGAIVGIIGPNGAGKTTLFKLITNQVAPDEGSLRLGSSVNLAYVDQNRDQLDPDKTVWEVISDNMDEIELGKNKIPSRSYVACFNFKGADQQKKVGQLSGGERNRVHLAKMLKMGANFILLDEPTNDLDVDTLRALEEALLNFAGCAMIISHDRWFLDRIATHILAFEGESQVIWFEGNYADYEIDKHRRLGSDADQPHRIKYKPIHRKI, from the coding sequence ATGAATTCTGCCCAATATATTTTTGTTATGAAAGAACTTAGCAAGGTTTACCCTGGAGGACGTAAAATCCTAGAGGATGTTTGGCTTTCATTTCTGCCTGGGGCAAAAATTGGTGTTTTAGGGGCTAATGGTACAGGTAAATCTACATTATTAAAAATAATGGCTGGCCTTGACCAAGATATAGGGGGTGAAGCATGGGCTGCAGCTGGAATAAAAATAGGTTATTTGCATCAAGAACCCAAGCTTGATCCCAATAAAAATGTCCAAGAAAATATAATGGAAGCGGTGCAAGAAACAAAAAATCTTTTAGATCAATTTGAAGAAATCAATCTTGCATTTTCTGCAGAAAGTATTTCTGCAGAAGAAATTGAAAAGTTGGTCATAAAGCAAGGGGAACTTCAAGAAAAAATTGATGCTGTCAATGGTTGGGATTTAGAACGTACAATGGATATTGCTATGGATGCTTTACGTTGTCCATCTGGTGATTCTGATGTTACTCAATTAAGTGGGGGTGAAAGACGTAGGGTTGCGCTTTGCCGACTTTTATTAGAAAAGCCCGATCTTTTACTTTTAGATGAACCAACCAATCATTTAGATGCCGAATCTGTTGCATGGTTAGAACGTTTTTTACATGATTACAAAGGAACAGTTGTTGCTGTCACGCATGATCGTTATTTTTTAGATAACGTAGCGGGATGGATTTTAGAATTGGACCGAGGTAAAGCGTATCCTTTTGAGGGTAATTACTCGGCATGGCTCGAGCAAAAGCAAAAACGTATTGAACAGGAAGCACGTCAAGAAACATCAAGGCAAAAAACACTTCAACAAGAATTGGAATGGATACGTCAATCACCGAAGGCAAGACAGGCCAAAAGTAAATCACGCATATCTGCTTATGAAAAATTACTTCATCAAAATAATCAGCTTGATCAATTACAGACACAGCAAATTATTATCCCAGCCGGTCCAAGATTAGGTGATTTGGTTTTAGAAGCACAAAAAATATCTAAAAGTTATCAAGATCGCCTCCTGATGGAAAGGTTAAGCTTTAAGGTACCTCCTGGTGCAATTGTGGGAATTATTGGGCCTAATGGGGCAGGAAAAACCACATTATTTAAGTTGATTACAAATCAGGTTGCTCCTGATGAAGGTTCTCTTCGCCTAGGCTCTAGTGTAAATCTTGCTTATGTCGATCAGAATCGGGACCAGCTTGATCCAGATAAAACAGTTTGGGAAGTGATAAGCGATAATATGGACGAGATTGAATTAGGTAAAAACAAAATTCCTAGCCGAAGCTATGTGGCTTGTTTCAATTTTAAGGGGGCAGATCAACAAAAAAAAGTGGGTCAGCTTTCTGGAGGAGAGCGAAATCGAGTACATTTGGCTAAAATGTTGAAAATGGGTGCAAATTTTATTTTATTAGATGAACCAACTAATGATTTAGATGTTGATACTTTGCGCGCACTTGAAGAAGCATTATTAAACTTTGCTGGTTGTGCTATGATTATAAGCCATGATAGGTGGTTCTTGGACCGTATTGCAACCCATATTCTTGCTTTCGAAGGAGAAAGCCAAGTTATCTGGTTTGAAGGCAATTACGCCGATTATGAAATTGATAAACATAGAAGGTTAGGAAGCGATGCTGATCAACCCCACCGTATTAAATATAAACCTATTCATCGTAAGAT